The Flavobacterium psychrotrophum region GCATACCCTTATTGGCCTGATAGATAATATAATGGTAGGTCATTTGGGTAGTGCAGAGCTTGCTGCTGTATCTTTAGGTAACAGTTTTGTATTTATTGCCATGAGTGTAGGCATTGGGTTTAGTACTGCAATAACGCCAATTGTAGCACAGGGAGATGGCGCAAAAGATGACATTATGGTACGCTCGGCGTTTCATCACGGTTTACTGTTATGTACTGTTTTGGGACTTTTGCTGTTTGGCATTGTAGAAGCTGCCAAGCCATTAATGTATCTTATGAAACAACCGGCAGAAGTTATAGCACTTGCATCTCCGTTTATAAGCTGGGTAGCATTTTCGCTTATCCCCATGATTATCTTTCAGGCATACAAGCAATTTTCAGATGGTATGTCTTTAACAAAATATGCCATGTATGCGGTTATCTTTAGCAACGCAATACACATTCCGCTAAACTATGTCCTTATATATGGTGTATGGGGCTTGCCTAAAATGGGTATGATGGGTGCAGCGGCCGGTACTGTAATATCGCGTATAGCCATGCTACTGTTTATGCACATTGCCATATCGCAGAATAAAAAACTAACGCAGTATATTAAAGGTTTTAGCTTTGGCGAAATCAAAAAGAGCATGATCAAAAAAATTGTGGGTCTGGGGCTGCCATCAGGTATGCAGATGTTTTTTGAAGTGGCCTTGTTTACCTCTGCCGTATGGCTATCGGGCTTTTTGGGTACAACAAATCAGGCAGCTAACCAGATAGCGCTTAGCCTTGCCAGTTTTACTTTTATGTTTGCCATGGGGCTAAGTGTTGCAGCTATGGTACGCGTAGGCAACCAAAAGGGGCAGCAGGATTATATAAAACTACGTGTTGTGGCACGGTCTATTTTTTTAATGGCTATAATTATAGAAACGGTTTTTGCATTACTTTTTGTGGCGCTGCATAATGTGCTGCCTTACCTGTTTGTGAATTCTGAACACATTTCGCAGGTACAGGATACCGCCGAAGTTATTGGTATCGCGGCACAGTTGCTAATTGTAGCAGCCATCTTTCAGCTTAGCGATGGCGTGCAGGTGGTAGTACTTGGTGCACTGCGCGGATTACAGGATGTGAAAATACCTACTATAATAACTTTTGTGGCATATTGGGTTATTGGTTTCCCCATATCTTTTTACCTGGGGTTGTATACCGAATTAAAAGCCATAGGTATCTGGATAGGATTATTGGCAGGGCTTACTGCAGCCGCAATATTTTTGTATCTTCGCTTTAACTTTCTTACAGATAAATTTATCAGTGAGGGAGAACAACCTGTTAAATTAAAATTGAAAACCGAAACAGAAATATAATGGAACTACCAAAATTTATACTTGGCGATAATACTGATTTCCCGGAAGATATCTTTATTGTGCACCTCGATTACCCACGCTTTATCATTAACCTTAAAGACGATGAAGTAGAGTTTTTAGAAGAGCCGGAAGATCTTGATGAAAATGAGCTTAATGCCGAAATGGAAGGCCTTATCGTGGCAGCAAACGAATTTTACGACCGTGAAATGGAACGCTACGAGCAGCAATAATATTTAATAATTGAAAAATCAGATTTCAGAATGAGATGCTTTCACATTCTGAAATCTGATTTTTTTATTCCGATTTTCGTTGAGTACATATTTTGAGACCATCTCTGCTGAGGATATACCCAAAACGACATCAGTCTTGGATAAAGCTTATTCTGAAATCTAAATTCTTACTTCTTAATTCCAAAAACGCTATCCGGTTTTTCCAGCGCATCCAGCTTTTTAATATATTCGTCGGGCAACAGGCTCATGCCATATTGGTAAGAAGCATTCATCCAACCAAAGCCACTGCGGGTAATGTAAGCAAAATCGGTACCAACATTACCATACTCAGCATATACTTTGTGGCTACCCAGTACCACATCATACTTCTCCGGAATTGTACCATTATAATCTACCGCATTACGGGTTATCATATATAGCCATCTGTATACCATTTCTCGGGCTTCATTTTCATAACCATAATTCAGCAGCCCTTTCCACAACAGCATTTGGTGCGGTGCCCATCCGTTAGGGTAGTCCCACTGGCGTTGTACCTCATTAAGTGCATACTTATCAGTACTTTCTTTAGAAGATCCTGCAAAACCGCCTTCTTCTTTTAGTTCTTTCATAAGCACGGTAACCATTTTAGAAGCCTCATCTTTAGTGCACAGTCCTGCCCAAAGCGGGAAGAAATTTGTAGCCGACATAAAATCAGTACGCTGCTGTGTTTTTACATTGTAGTCAAAAAAGCACTGTTGTTTTTCGTTCCAAAGATATTTGTGCATCAGCATTTTTCGCTTTTCGGCCTGCTCATGCCAGTAATTAGCGGTATATGTTTTACCATCAGTACCTTTAAAACCGTGCTTAAAATAAGTGCCTATTAAAAATTCGAAATCTTTTTCATACTTATATAATAAAGAGTTTACGTCAACACAGTTTAGGTCGGCCGCAATATTGTCAAGGCGCCAGCTGGTATCGTGACCGCTTTCACGCAAGGTACGATCGTGTACAAAGTAACGGTCGAGTGCGGGGCTTTTAATACTACCATGCTTGTATTTATCTTCAAATTCGGCCTCGGTCATATTATTCTTTTCTGCAAACTCCTGTAATATCTCTTTAAAATGGCCTTCTTCTGTTTCCGGCGGAATGCCTATACCATCAGCATAGTAACGGTTAAGTCCAGTTTCAGGAGTATAACGGTTGCCTTCCATCCATACTGTATTATATTCCTGTATGCAAATTGCCAGGCTTTCGGCTAGCCAGTCTTTATCTTTGGCATGCATGCTTTGATACACCTCCCTTATAAATGAAGATAAAAAAGGAGGCTGTGTCCGGGTTAGATAATACGATCGGTTAGCATTTAGTATCTTGCCGTAATGCTTTATCTGGTAACAAAAATTATCAACCATTCCCTTTGCGAGATCATCCCTTCGATCCAGTAGCAGGCCAATGCCTTCAAAATAACTATCCCAACCGTACATTTCGTTAAAGCGTCCGCCGGGAACCACAAAAGGTACCCCTCTATTATCTTCTATTTTTAAAGAAAGTATGCCAGGCTTCTCATTTATAGATTGTACATACTCAGGGGTAATGTTTTTAGGTAATATAACAACGTCCAGGTGCGGACGTTCTTTTTTAAGCGATGTAAAATACGCAATACCCACAGCATCATCATACGGAACATAAATGCGCTGCTGCTTATCATGCATTTTGTCATCGCCTGCAATGCGGTCAAGGCCATCGGCATCAATAGTGCGGGTGAGGTCATCCCAAAACTGGGTTTTAATCCTGCGGGATATGCGCTCGGCGGGTGGTTCCTGTATCTGCCTCAGGCTTATAAGCAGGCTATCGCGGGCACCGTCATTAGCAATAGCAAGTTCCTGCAAAAGGTTGCTTATATAATAAGTGTTGCGCAGTATTACGGTATCGCCTTTTGTGCTGAGCAAAAAATAATCTTTGTTGGGCGGTGCATCGTCTTTGGTAATTCTCTTATCGCCATCGGTATCATAACCTGTAAGCAGGTCGTTAATAGTTTGAGACACCGGAAGGTCAAAAACAGTTTGGCTTTCTATAAATTTATCACTACAACTCATACAACACAGTACTGCAAATACAATTCCGAAAAATGGCACTACAGGTTTATTTATATTAGAATTAACGCTCATTTTTTTAATAACTACTTGTACAAAGGGTGTACAAAACTTAAATTTAGAAATTCTTACAAGGGTGTGCAACAATTAGGGGAGGGGTTAACAATATATTAGGACATCTTTTTATATTTAACCATCTAGATTTACCATTACATATAAGAGTGTAAAATTTTAGGGTCTTAAATTAGAATAGAACAAATATGCCGGATTTACTGTTTGCAGATAACCCGGCTACGTTAAATTTGTTTCGATATGGCTTCTGATATATGATAATATATACCTGGCTGTACGTTATTATGACGAACATCTTGTAAAAAAGTAGCACTTTAGTATAAATAGGGGTGGTGTAAGGTTAGTTTCTTAAAAAACTTCCCCTCCCAACGCCCACGTTAATAGAACGTTAAGATAAAGTTTCAAAAAAGGGGTTTAAAAGGCTTGTAAAAGATAAAAAGAGTTGTAGATTTGCACCCGCATCACAGCAGACGTTCTTTACCACGATGACACTAATAAGGCAGAAGGTTTTTAACCGGAAACCACTTTCAAAAAAAAGTAAAAAAGATTAGGAGATAACGAAAAGTTTACTACTTTTGCACCCGCAACTACGGCAAACGATCTTAGCTTCTAAACTTCAGGAAAACCCAGTAAATACTGGTTATCCGCTTCGAAATAAATTTGAAAAAAGTTAGAAAAACATTAGGAGGAAAGAAAAAGTTTACTACTTTTGCACCCGCAACTACGGCGACGTACTTTGAGAGACTGAAACACGAGACGGATTTGAAAAGAAATTATTTACTCATATATATATGAGTTGTGAAAAATCTTTAAAAAAGCATCGAAAAAAAAGTTTAAAAAAAGCTTGGAATTAAAAAGGAAAAGATAGTATCTTTGCCCTCCCAAACCGCAAGGAATGGGATAGATTGAAAAGCAAAACGAACTTTAAAACGAAGCTAAGATAAAGAAAATAAATTTTCAAAAAAAAGCTTGTGAGTTTAAAAAGAAGTTGTAGTTTTGCAGCCGCTTAGAGAATGAGAAGATAAAGAAACAATATTTGAATCTTTAAATTTTAAATCTTTAACTGGAAAACAGAAAGACACGTTCATAGACATATTGGATTGACAGCATAAGAGAGAGTAAGACTACTAGCTTTTATTGAATTAAAGAATACCTAGCAACAAAGGTCGTAAAAATATAAAAATATACGATGAAGAGTTTGATCCTGGCTCAGGATGAACGCTAGCGGCAGGCCTAACACATGCAAGTCGAGGGGTAGAAGTCTTCGGACTTTGAGACCGGCGCACGGGTGCGTAACGCGTATGCAATCTACCTTGTACAGGGGGATAGCCCAGAGAAATTTGGATTAATACCCCATAGTATATTTGAGTGGCATCACTTGATTATTAAAGTTCCAACGGTGCAAGATGAGCATGCGTCCCATTAGTTAGTTGGTGTGGTAACGGCACACCAAGACAATGATGGGTAGGGGTCCTGAGAGGGAGATCCCCCACACTGGTACTGAGACACGGACCAGACTCCTACGGGAGGCAGCAGTGAGGAATATTGGTCAATGGGCGAGAGCCTGAACCAGCCATGCCGCGTGCAGGATGACGCATCTATGGTGTGTAAACTGCTTTTGTACGGGAAGAAACACTGCTACGTGTAGCAGCTTGACGGTACCGTAAGAATAAGGATCGGCTAACTCCGTGCCAGCAGCCGCGGTAATACGGAGGATCCAAGCGTTATCCGGAATCATTGGGTTTAAAGGGTCCGTAGGCGGTTTTATAAGTCAGTGGTGAAATCCGGCAGCTCAACTGTCGAACTGCCATTGATACTGTAGAACTTGAATTATTGTGAAGTAACTAGAATATGTAGTGTAGCGGTGAAATGCTTAGATATTACATGGAATACCAATTGCGAAGGCAGGTTACTAACAGTGGATTGACGCTGATGGACGAAAGCGTGGGGAGCGAACAGGATTAGATACCCTGGTAGTCCACGCCGTAAACGATGGATACTAGCTGTTTGAACGCAAGTTTGAGTGGCTAAGCGAAAGTGATAAGTATCCCACCTGGGGAGTACGGGCGCAAGCCTGAAACTCAAAGGAATTGACGGGGGCCCGCACAAGCGGTGGAGCATGTGGTTTAATTCGATGATACGCGAGGAACCTTACCAGGGCTTAAATGTAGAGTGACAGGACTGGAAACAGTTTTTTCTTCGGACACTTTACAAGGTGCTGCATGGTTGTCGTCAGCTCGTGCCGTGAGGTGTCAGGTTAAGTCCTATAACGAGCGCAACCCCTGTCGTTAGTTGCCAGCGAGTCATGTCGGGAACTCTAACGAGACTGCCGGTGCAAACCGTGAGGAAGGTGGGGATGACGTCAAATCATCACGGCCCTTACGTCCTGGGCTACACACGTGCTACAATGGCAGGTACAGAGAGCAGCCACTTCGCAAGGAGGAGCGAATCTATAAAGCCTGTCTCAGTTCGGATTGGAGTCTGCAACCCGACTCCATGAAGCTGGAATCGCTAGTAATCGGATATCAGCCATGATCCGGTGAATACGTTCCCGGGCCTTGTACACACCGCCCGTCAAGCCATGGAAGCTGGGGGTACCTGAAGTCGGTGACCGCAAGGAGCTGCCTAGGGTAAAACTGGTAACTGGGGCTAAGTCGTAACAAGGTAGCCGTACCGGAAGGTGCGGCTGGAACACCTCCTTTCTAGAGACACGACCGTTAGGTAAAATTAAAGAAGTAAAGATGGATACATCTTACTCTCGCTGTTAGTTCAAATAATATAATAAGGAGTAAAAGAGGATATTTTATAGTCTCGTAGCTCAGCTGGTTAGAGTACTACACTGATAATGTAGGGGTCGGCAGTTCGAGTCTGCCCGGGACTACTAATTTTACACTTATTAAAGGAAATTCTGGAGGTTGAGTGCCTTATTAATTGAAATTTGGGATTTGATACTTAGAATTTCAATACAAATAATGGGGGATTAGCTCAGCTGGCTAGAGCGCCTGCCTTGCACGCAGGAGGTCATCGGTTCGACTCCGATATTCTCCACAAATCGATTAGTCGATTTGAAGATTAGATAATTTGAAGATTTATTTTCAAATGGTTGAATTTTCAAATTTTCAAATTGAAAAAAGTTCATTGACATATTGAGATAAGAAAAACAAGAAAAATATAGAAAGCATGTAAAGTGTTGAAATGTTTTAAGAGTTGAAAGTTTAAAAGTTGCAAAACTTTATAACGTTCAACATTATAACTTCAACCGTAAGTACAATAAGCAAAATAAGGGCGTATGGGGGATGCCTGTGGCTCTCAGA contains the following coding sequences:
- a CDS encoding trehalase family glycosidase yields the protein MSVNSNINKPVVPFFGIVFAVLCCMSCSDKFIESQTVFDLPVSQTINDLLTGYDTDGDKRITKDDAPPNKDYFLLSTKGDTVILRNTYYISNLLQELAIANDGARDSLLISLRQIQEPPAERISRRIKTQFWDDLTRTIDADGLDRIAGDDKMHDKQQRIYVPYDDAVGIAYFTSLKKERPHLDVVILPKNITPEYVQSINEKPGILSLKIEDNRGVPFVVPGGRFNEMYGWDSYFEGIGLLLDRRDDLAKGMVDNFCYQIKHYGKILNANRSYYLTRTQPPFLSSFIREVYQSMHAKDKDWLAESLAICIQEYNTVWMEGNRYTPETGLNRYYADGIGIPPETEEGHFKEILQEFAEKNNMTEAEFEDKYKHGSIKSPALDRYFVHDRTLRESGHDTSWRLDNIAADLNCVDVNSLLYKYEKDFEFLIGTYFKHGFKGTDGKTYTANYWHEQAEKRKMLMHKYLWNEKQQCFFDYNVKTQQRTDFMSATNFFPLWAGLCTKDEASKMVTVLMKELKEEGGFAGSSKESTDKYALNEVQRQWDYPNGWAPHQMLLWKGLLNYGYENEAREMVYRWLYMITRNAVDYNGTIPEKYDVVLGSHKVYAEYGNVGTDFAYITRSGFGWMNASYQYGMSLLPDEYIKKLDALEKPDSVFGIKK
- a CDS encoding MATE family efflux transporter, encoding MALATYTKEFRNNIQLAYPVILGMLGHTLIGLIDNIMVGHLGSAELAAVSLGNSFVFIAMSVGIGFSTAITPIVAQGDGAKDDIMVRSAFHHGLLLCTVLGLLLFGIVEAAKPLMYLMKQPAEVIALASPFISWVAFSLIPMIIFQAYKQFSDGMSLTKYAMYAVIFSNAIHIPLNYVLIYGVWGLPKMGMMGAAAGTVISRIAMLLFMHIAISQNKKLTQYIKGFSFGEIKKSMIKKIVGLGLPSGMQMFFEVALFTSAVWLSGFLGTTNQAANQIALSLASFTFMFAMGLSVAAMVRVGNQKGQQDYIKLRVVARSIFLMAIIIETVFALLFVALHNVLPYLFVNSEHISQVQDTAEVIGIAAQLLIVAAIFQLSDGVQVVVLGALRGLQDVKIPTIITFVAYWVIGFPISFYLGLYTELKAIGIWIGLLAGLTAAAIFLYLRFNFLTDKFISEGEQPVKLKLKTETEI